Proteins from a genomic interval of Halomonas alkaliantarctica:
- the epmB gene encoding EF-P beta-lysylation protein EpmB, protein MQENIIIAASETQSHCYSMVQSSWQQQLSHAIRDPQALCERLGLSSDWLAGAQAGHDLFEVCVPEAYLNRIAYADIDDPLLRQVLPLGEEALTPHGYVVDPLEEADHRPAKGLIHKYAGRVLLIASPNCAINCRYCFRRHFPYSDNSPSRAQWQEALDYLRGDTTIHEAILSGGDPLAANDRQLAWLVEQLESIPHLKRLRIHTRLPVVIPDRVDDALLGWLASTRLQKVVVLHINHANEIDQAVVDACTRLKQAGATLLNQSVLLRDVNDTATTLAALSERLFEAGILPYYLHVLDPVQGAAHFDVPDCEARELAAQLRDHLPGFLMPRLVREIPGKGSKTPL, encoded by the coding sequence TTGCAGGAGAACATCATTATTGCCGCGTCAGAAACGCAAAGCCATTGCTATTCAATGGTGCAATCGAGTTGGCAGCAACAGCTCTCCCACGCCATTCGCGACCCGCAAGCACTATGCGAACGGCTGGGACTAAGCAGCGACTGGTTGGCAGGCGCTCAAGCAGGCCACGATCTATTTGAAGTATGTGTGCCAGAGGCGTATCTCAATAGAATAGCCTATGCCGACATAGACGACCCACTTCTGCGCCAGGTGCTGCCGCTGGGCGAAGAAGCGCTCACGCCGCATGGATACGTCGTTGATCCGCTCGAAGAAGCCGACCATCGGCCCGCTAAAGGGCTGATTCATAAGTATGCTGGTCGAGTGCTGCTCATCGCCAGTCCTAACTGTGCCATTAACTGCCGCTACTGCTTTCGCCGCCATTTTCCCTATAGCGATAACTCACCCTCCAGAGCGCAGTGGCAGGAAGCACTCGACTACTTACGAGGCGATACGACTATTCACGAGGCGATTCTCTCAGGCGGCGATCCGCTGGCTGCCAACGATCGCCAGCTAGCATGGCTGGTGGAACAGCTAGAAAGCATCCCGCATCTTAAACGGCTGCGCATCCATACCCGCCTACCGGTGGTAATTCCCGACCGGGTTGATGACGCCCTTCTTGGTTGGCTAGCGTCGACGCGTTTACAAAAAGTGGTGGTGCTGCATATTAACCACGCCAATGAAATCGACCAAGCCGTAGTAGATGCCTGTACACGCCTCAAACAAGCCGGTGCGACACTGCTCAACCAGAGTGTACTGCTGCGCGATGTGAACGACACCGCCACTACCCTGGCCGCGCTTTCTGAACGGCTCTTCGAAGCGGGCATTCTGCCTTACTATCTGCACGTACTGGACCCGGTTCAGGGTGCTGCGCACTTCGATGTGCCCGATTGTGAAGCGCGCGAGCTGGCAGCTCAGCTACGCGATCATCTTCCTGGGTTCTTAATGCCACGCTTGGTGCGGGAAATTCCTGGAAAGGGAAGTAAAACGCCGCTGTGA
- a CDS encoding ion transporter encodes MSEPFTTWQSRFEKLRSNKFFEAVVIAIIVISALVIGAKTYDETTRVEQWLLYLDIAVTIFFLIEILIRMAAERSLLDFFKKGWNVFDFLIVTASLIPMDDSEMVLLARLLRIFRVLRLVSMIPELQMLLSALVKSVPRMGYVVLLMFIIFYIYAAVGSFLFHNVDEFLWGNISVAMLTLFRIATFEDWTDVMYATQEDYAWSWVYYLTFIFLTAFIFLNMMIGIVLDVMQKESAQMALDSGEGEEAELQSLRNDVRGLKAQLDRMESALSQTNSTAPTHQYDADGKHTDKPTTD; translated from the coding sequence ATGAGCGAGCCCTTTACTACCTGGCAGTCCCGATTTGAAAAGCTGCGGTCAAACAAGTTTTTTGAAGCGGTAGTGATCGCCATTATCGTCATTTCCGCCCTGGTGATAGGGGCCAAAACCTACGACGAAACCACTCGGGTTGAGCAGTGGCTGCTCTATCTCGATATTGCGGTAACGATATTTTTCCTGATTGAAATTTTAATCAGAATGGCCGCAGAGCGCAGCCTGCTCGACTTCTTTAAAAAGGGCTGGAACGTTTTTGACTTTCTGATTGTGACCGCCAGCCTCATCCCCATGGATGACTCGGAAATGGTACTGCTAGCCAGGCTACTGCGTATTTTCCGAGTACTACGCCTGGTGTCGATGATTCCTGAGCTGCAGATGCTGCTCAGCGCTCTTGTGAAGTCGGTGCCACGGATGGGCTACGTGGTCTTGCTGATGTTTATCATTTTCTATATATACGCCGCCGTTGGCAGCTTTTTGTTTCACAACGTCGATGAATTTTTGTGGGGGAATATTTCCGTCGCGATGCTTACGCTTTTTCGTATCGCTACCTTTGAAGACTGGACAGACGTTATGTACGCCACCCAAGAGGACTATGCTTGGAGCTGGGTCTATTATTTAACGTTTATATTTCTGACCGCGTTTATTTTCCTCAATATGATGATTGGTATTGTGCTGGATGTGATGCAGAAAGAGAGCGCCCAAATGGCGCTGGACAGCGGCGAAGGCGAAGAAGCCGAGCTACAGTCGCTGCGCAACGATGTTCGCGGGCTGAAAGCGCAGCTTGATCGCATGGAATCCGCCCTCTCTCAAACGAACTCGACAGCCCCCACACACCAGTATGACGCTGACGGCAAGCACACTGACAAGCCTACAACTGACTGA
- a CDS encoding pyrroloquinoline quinone-dependent dehydrogenase: protein MTALSTATRTPFKSVMFGCGAVTALAICLTPLPLWAQDQPTEESAAPEGAPARAPVPLVPGEPTWDSFHGQLNAQKYSPLDQITADNVGELEKVWEVHTGDVADGSGDLPATVWSATPVFANDTLYIGTPFYRILALDPGSGEEKWSFDTQSSLEALTQPALKNRGVAYWEADDPVAGEPCQKIIYMGTMDAQLFAVDADSGEQCADFADNGVLNVNQWNDTNDHWPLSLLQPPTVVGEHLILGWAGMDWAYEQAPPGTVYSINARTGEREWTFQALSDQMREQSGTANVWTHMSADEELGLVYLPVSSPSPNYWGGNRTEEVPLGTSTTALDIETGEVVWSRQWVHHDIWDYDINAAPTLMDITVNGEEIPALIQSTKMGFLFVVNRKTGEDVWPIEERSVPGGDGSVEGEVYAPTQPFPTKPAPLLDQSEKPKVWALADAVSFGECSALWDDLHYEGMYTPPTTQGEGTLGYPISAGGVQWGGVAFDPESQTAIVNTSHIVQYIKLYNRDDYELADSGSGNESGFAPQEGAPYGMRLEVALNRLGMPCWEPPFGELVALDMTTGDVKWRRPVGASQQYGFFMPESWGSPTIGGPAVTAGDIIFIGASMDAKVRAYSLETGEELWSDQTEAPSVSNPAVYEYNGRQYVAFVSGGNTILKDQVGDQIAVYALPE, encoded by the coding sequence ATGACAGCGCTATCAACCGCTACACGTACTCCGTTTAAATCCGTCATGTTTGGTTGTGGTGCAGTTACCGCCCTGGCGATTTGTCTTACACCACTGCCGCTATGGGCTCAGGATCAACCAACTGAGGAGAGTGCTGCGCCCGAAGGGGCGCCTGCCCGCGCGCCTGTACCGTTAGTGCCTGGTGAACCAACCTGGGACAGTTTCCACGGCCAGCTTAATGCCCAAAAATATAGTCCGCTTGATCAAATCACTGCCGATAACGTCGGCGAGCTAGAGAAGGTATGGGAAGTGCATACCGGCGATGTCGCGGATGGCTCGGGTGATTTACCCGCCACCGTTTGGTCAGCGACTCCAGTGTTTGCTAACGATACCCTTTATATTGGCACCCCCTTCTATCGCATCCTCGCGTTAGACCCAGGCAGTGGCGAAGAGAAATGGAGCTTTGATACCCAGTCCTCCCTGGAAGCGCTGACCCAGCCCGCCTTGAAAAACCGCGGTGTCGCTTATTGGGAAGCCGACGACCCGGTAGCAGGTGAGCCCTGCCAGAAAATCATCTATATGGGCACTATGGATGCACAACTATTTGCGGTCGATGCCGATAGCGGCGAACAGTGTGCCGACTTTGCCGATAATGGTGTGCTCAACGTCAACCAGTGGAATGACACCAACGACCATTGGCCGCTTTCGCTACTGCAACCGCCCACCGTGGTGGGCGAGCATCTGATTCTCGGTTGGGCGGGGATGGACTGGGCCTACGAGCAGGCTCCTCCCGGCACCGTTTACTCAATTAATGCCCGCACCGGAGAGCGTGAATGGACGTTCCAGGCATTGAGCGATCAGATGCGTGAGCAGAGCGGCACCGCCAATGTCTGGACACATATGTCCGCCGACGAGGAGCTTGGTTTAGTCTACCTTCCAGTCTCCTCCCCTTCCCCTAACTATTGGGGCGGCAACCGCACCGAAGAGGTGCCCCTGGGCACATCCACCACCGCGCTGGATATCGAGACCGGCGAAGTCGTCTGGTCGCGCCAGTGGGTGCATCACGATATCTGGGATTACGATATCAATGCCGCCCCAACGCTAATGGATATTACCGTCAATGGCGAGGAGATACCGGCACTCATCCAATCAACCAAAATGGGCTTTCTGTTCGTGGTGAATCGCAAAACCGGGGAGGATGTCTGGCCCATAGAAGAGCGCTCTGTTCCCGGTGGGGATGGCAGCGTTGAAGGCGAAGTCTACGCGCCGACTCAACCCTTCCCAACTAAACCGGCACCGCTGCTAGATCAGTCTGAGAAACCAAAAGTATGGGCACTGGCCGATGCGGTGAGTTTTGGTGAGTGTTCAGCCCTGTGGGACGACCTTCACTATGAAGGTATGTACACGCCCCCCACTACCCAAGGCGAAGGCACACTCGGCTACCCGATCAGCGCAGGGGGCGTGCAGTGGGGAGGCGTAGCCTTCGACCCTGAGAGCCAGACGGCGATCGTCAACACCTCGCACATTGTGCAGTACATTAAGCTCTATAATCGCGATGATTATGAGCTGGCGGATAGCGGGTCCGGCAACGAAAGCGGCTTCGCCCCTCAAGAAGGCGCGCCCTATGGAATGCGCCTCGAGGTCGCACTGAACCGGTTAGGTATGCCCTGCTGGGAACCGCCCTTCGGTGAGCTTGTCGCCTTAGACATGACTACGGGTGATGTCAAATGGCGTCGCCCGGTGGGTGCATCGCAGCAGTATGGCTTCTTTATGCCCGAGAGCTGGGGCTCGCCCACCATCGGTGGCCCGGCGGTCACCGCAGGCGATATTATTTTTATCGGCGCTTCGATGGATGCCAAGGTGCGTGCCTACTCCCTTGAAACCGGCGAGGAGCTGTGGTCGGATCAGACCGAAGCGCCCTCCGTCTCAAATCCGGCCGTCTACGAGTATAACGGTCGCCAATATGTCGCCTTTGTTTCAGGTGGCAATACCATCCTGAAAGATCAGGTAGGTGATCAGATCGCAGTTTATGCGCTGCCCGAATAA
- a CDS encoding monovalent cation/H+ antiporter subunit A: MTLLWIALLPLLGVLVPALTARRGRGFCSLATAVLPATALVMTLLNVPALLDGEQLRFSATWMPELALNLAFRLDGLSLLFNLLILGIGLLIILYAHYYLAKDEPYGRFYAFLMLFMASMVGISMSDNLILLWLFWELTSLSSFLLIGYWSHQSDARKGARMALTVTGAGGLALLAGLLLLGDMAGSFNMGDVLASGDVILADSRYPLMLGLVLLGAFTKSAQFPFHFWLPHAMAAPTPVSAYLHSATMVKAGIFLMARLHPAIAGSELWSVVVSLVGIVTMLYGAWFALMKTDLKGILAFSTVSHLGLITVLLGIGSPMAILAALFHILNHATFKAALFMSSGIIDHEAGTRELKRLGGLKKAMPVTALLTTLAAAAMAGVPLLNGFLSKEMFFTEALETPVLGGLSWLLPALAAVGGILSVAYSLRLVHAVFFKPAREAPPKSPHEPPHLMRLPVEILVALCVIVGLFPAFMATGLLELASQAVIGSPLDFHLAIWHGVNLPLIMSVIAFVVGIALYWRHDEVRRFTQQFAGVDARRVFERILVAMGYRAEQFIAALEGNSLQRYVGWLWLGALVMGGIGLVQITDLTGAAGNQELDGILILGAGMLMFGGVATAATHRYRLISLLMLSVVGLFVALTFARFSAPDLALTQLSVEVVTMILLMLALFFLPQKTPRESSPLRNVRDMLLAGTLGLVIASLNYAVMTRETLSISSFFVENSKPGGGGYNVVNVILVDFRGFDTLGEITVLAIAGLAIFKLLNRLRLFMPHSDGEGRVWSPDRYPAVLTSISMTLLPLALLVSAFIFLRGHNQPGGGFIAGLITAVALILVYMARGVAWAQERLDFPFQPVAVIGVAIATLTGLGSWLFGHPFLTSSFGYFSLPLIGKFELATALLFDLGVYLAVVGATLMILANLGKVTTAHRPVTEASEQDADNSAATSAKEPR; this comes from the coding sequence ATGACACTGCTTTGGATAGCCTTATTGCCTCTGCTAGGCGTACTGGTGCCGGCACTTACCGCACGGCGCGGGCGCGGTTTCTGTTCCCTTGCAACGGCGGTGCTGCCCGCTACCGCCCTAGTAATGACGCTACTCAATGTGCCAGCTCTTTTAGATGGCGAGCAGCTGCGTTTTTCGGCCACCTGGATGCCGGAGCTGGCATTGAACCTGGCGTTCCGCCTTGATGGGCTATCGCTGCTGTTCAACCTATTGATACTCGGCATCGGCCTGCTGATCATTCTTTATGCGCACTACTATTTAGCCAAAGACGAACCCTATGGCCGATTCTACGCCTTCCTGATGCTTTTTATGGCGTCAATGGTAGGTATTTCAATGTCGGACAACCTGATTCTGCTCTGGCTGTTCTGGGAGTTAACCAGCCTCTCTTCGTTTTTGCTGATCGGTTACTGGTCGCACCAATCGGATGCCCGTAAAGGCGCGCGCATGGCGCTCACTGTCACCGGCGCGGGCGGCCTTGCGCTATTGGCGGGCTTACTGCTGCTGGGCGACATGGCAGGCAGCTTCAACATGGGCGATGTGCTGGCCAGCGGCGACGTGATTCTGGCGGATTCACGGTACCCGCTAATGCTCGGTTTGGTACTGCTGGGGGCGTTTACCAAATCGGCGCAGTTTCCGTTCCATTTTTGGTTACCCCACGCCATGGCAGCGCCTACGCCAGTGTCGGCCTACCTGCACTCTGCCACCATGGTTAAAGCGGGCATTTTTCTCATGGCGCGGCTGCACCCCGCTATTGCGGGTAGCGAGCTGTGGAGCGTGGTGGTCTCCCTAGTGGGCATCGTGACGATGCTGTATGGCGCCTGGTTTGCACTGATGAAGACCGACCTAAAGGGTATTCTGGCGTTCTCCACCGTTAGTCATCTAGGCTTGATCACCGTGCTGCTGGGTATCGGCAGCCCCATGGCGATTTTAGCTGCCCTGTTTCACATTCTGAATCACGCCACCTTTAAAGCCGCACTGTTTATGAGTTCCGGCATTATTGATCACGAGGCAGGCACCCGTGAATTGAAAAGGCTAGGTGGTCTGAAAAAAGCCATGCCAGTGACGGCGCTCTTGACCACGCTAGCGGCAGCGGCCATGGCAGGCGTACCCCTGCTTAACGGTTTCTTATCCAAAGAGATGTTCTTCACCGAGGCGCTAGAGACACCCGTGCTAGGTGGCCTAAGCTGGTTATTACCCGCATTAGCGGCGGTTGGCGGCATTCTTTCCGTGGCCTATTCACTGCGTTTAGTACACGCCGTTTTCTTTAAACCGGCCCGTGAAGCCCCTCCGAAATCGCCCCATGAGCCGCCACACCTCATGCGTTTGCCAGTGGAAATATTGGTAGCCCTGTGTGTGATAGTGGGACTTTTCCCGGCCTTTATGGCAACGGGCTTACTTGAACTCGCCAGCCAAGCGGTGATCGGTAGTCCGCTCGATTTCCACCTGGCTATCTGGCACGGCGTGAATCTACCGCTCATCATGAGCGTGATCGCCTTCGTGGTGGGTATTGCACTCTATTGGCGCCATGACGAGGTGCGTCGATTTACCCAGCAGTTTGCCGGGGTGGATGCCCGGCGGGTGTTCGAGCGTATTCTTGTCGCTATGGGCTATCGCGCCGAACAGTTTATTGCCGCGCTGGAAGGCAATTCACTACAGCGCTACGTAGGCTGGCTCTGGCTAGGCGCATTAGTCATGGGGGGGATCGGCCTGGTTCAGATCACCGACTTAACGGGTGCTGCTGGCAATCAGGAACTGGACGGTATCCTTATACTCGGGGCGGGAATGCTGATGTTTGGTGGCGTGGCCACCGCTGCCACCCACCGCTACCGTCTGATTTCTCTGCTAATGCTATCGGTCGTCGGGCTATTTGTGGCACTCACCTTTGCCCGCTTCTCGGCGCCCGATCTAGCCCTCACACAGCTTTCAGTGGAAGTGGTGACTATGATTCTGCTGATGCTGGCGCTATTTTTCTTGCCACAGAAGACACCACGGGAATCCAGTCCACTACGCAACGTTCGCGATATGTTGCTAGCCGGCACCTTGGGTTTGGTGATTGCCAGCCTTAACTATGCGGTCATGACACGCGAGACGCTGTCGATTTCCAGCTTCTTTGTGGAGAACAGCAAGCCCGGCGGTGGCGGCTACAACGTGGTCAACGTGATTCTGGTCGACTTTCGGGGTTTCGATACCTTGGGCGAAATCACCGTACTGGCCATCGCAGGTCTGGCGATCTTTAAGCTGCTAAACCGCTTGCGCCTGTTTATGCCGCACAGTGACGGCGAAGGCCGGGTATGGTCACCTGACCGCTACCCAGCGGTACTCACGTCAATTTCCATGACCCTGCTGCCGCTGGCGCTGTTGGTATCAGCGTTTATCTTCCTGCGCGGCCACAATCAGCCGGGTGGTGGCTTTATCGCCGGGCTGATTACCGCAGTCGCCTTGATCCTAGTGTATATGGCCCGGGGCGTAGCATGGGCACAAGAACGTTTAGATTTCCCGTTTCAGCCGGTGGCCGTCATTGGTGTGGCGATTGCCACCCTAACCGGGCTGGGCAGCTGGCTGTTTGGCCATCCGTTCTTAACTTCCTCTTTCGGTTATTTCAGCCTGCCGCTCATTGGTAAGTTCGAGCTGGCTACCGCGTTGCTCTTTGATCTGGGTGTCTATTTAGCGGTAGTGGGCGCCACGCTGATGATTCTTGCCAACCTGGGTAAAGTCACCACTGCTCACCGCCCGGTGACCGAAGCCAGCGAACAGGATGCTGACAACAGTGCCGCCACCTCTGCCAAGGAGCCTCGTTAA
- the leuA gene encoding 2-isopropylmalate synthase translates to MLTDPAKKYRPFVAVDLPDRQWPSKRIETAPTWCSVDLRDGNQSLIDPMDQERKQRLFDMLLSVGFKQIEVGFPSASQTDFDFVRSLIEQDKIPDDVTIQVLTQARPHLIERTFEALQGAKNVIVHVYNATDPMFRRVVFNVDKTECVQIAVEATQQIRAQMDAAPETNWTFQYSPELFTTTEMDFAVEIVEAVMDAYGASADNPMIVNLPATVEVATPNNYADQIEWFCRHVNNRDHLIVSVHPHNDRGTGVAAAELTLMAGADRVEGTLFGNGERTGNVDIVTLAMNMYTQGVHPQLDFSNITPIMREVEYCNQLPVHPRHPYVGDLVFTAFSGSHQDAIKKGMADRRANPDAVWDVPYLPIDPLDVGRSYEAVIRVNSQSGKGGVSYLLEQEHGIELPRRLSIEFSQVVQEVAERTGREITSQMIYQAFADEYLEQRAPFALINHRLSSEPDSPKVTLDAVIEENGTRQTLKGEGNGPLAAFVKALAAAGHDVEIIDYHEHSRGQGADAEAIAYVEVRIDGKAVFGVGNDESITSASMKGVLSAINRHHSTQPAAANVTAETLG, encoded by the coding sequence ATGTTGACTGATCCAGCCAAAAAGTACCGCCCCTTTGTGGCCGTTGATCTGCCTGATCGCCAGTGGCCGAGCAAGCGTATCGAAACGGCACCTACCTGGTGCAGCGTTGACTTGCGTGACGGCAATCAGTCGCTAATTGACCCGATGGATCAGGAACGCAAGCAGCGCTTATTCGACATGCTGCTAAGTGTTGGCTTTAAACAGATCGAAGTGGGCTTTCCATCAGCCTCCCAAACTGACTTCGATTTTGTGCGCTCGCTGATTGAGCAGGATAAAATTCCTGACGATGTGACCATTCAGGTGCTTACCCAGGCACGGCCACACTTGATTGAACGCACTTTCGAAGCGCTGCAGGGTGCCAAAAACGTCATTGTCCACGTCTATAACGCCACCGATCCGATGTTTCGCCGGGTGGTGTTCAACGTCGATAAAACCGAGTGCGTGCAAATCGCCGTGGAAGCCACCCAGCAGATCCGCGCCCAGATGGACGCCGCGCCAGAAACCAACTGGACGTTTCAGTACTCGCCGGAGCTGTTTACTACCACCGAGATGGATTTCGCTGTTGAGATTGTCGAAGCGGTTATGGACGCTTACGGTGCTAGCGCCGATAACCCGATGATTGTTAACCTGCCAGCTACAGTGGAAGTCGCCACGCCCAACAACTATGCCGACCAGATTGAGTGGTTCTGCCGACACGTTAACAATCGCGACCACTTGATTGTTAGCGTTCACCCCCACAATGACCGCGGTACCGGCGTAGCGGCGGCAGAACTGACGCTGATGGCCGGGGCTGATCGCGTTGAGGGCACGCTGTTTGGCAACGGCGAGCGCACCGGCAATGTCGATATCGTCACGTTGGCGATGAATATGTATACCCAAGGCGTTCACCCGCAGCTCGATTTCTCTAATATCACGCCCATCATGCGCGAAGTGGAGTACTGCAACCAGTTACCAGTGCATCCGCGCCACCCCTACGTCGGCGATTTGGTATTTACCGCGTTCTCTGGCTCCCACCAGGATGCGATCAAAAAAGGCATGGCGGATCGTCGCGCTAATCCAGATGCCGTTTGGGATGTGCCCTATCTACCTATCGACCCGCTGGATGTTGGCCGCAGCTATGAAGCGGTAATTCGTGTTAATAGCCAGTCGGGTAAAGGCGGTGTCTCCTACCTGCTTGAGCAGGAACACGGTATTGAGCTACCGCGTCGGCTCTCTATTGAATTCAGCCAGGTGGTGCAGGAAGTGGCAGAGCGTACCGGGCGTGAGATCACCTCGCAGATGATCTATCAGGCATTCGCGGATGAGTATTTAGAGCAGCGAGCGCCCTTTGCATTAATTAACCACCGTTTGTCGTCTGAGCCCGACAGCCCCAAAGTCACGCTGGACGCCGTGATTGAGGAGAACGGCACACGGCAAACGTTAAAGGGCGAGGGTAACGGCCCGTTAGCTGCCTTTGTTAAAGCGCTGGCAGCCGCAGGGCACGATGTCGAGATTATCGACTACCACGAGCACTCCCGTGGCCAGGGCGCTGACGCTGAAGCGATCGCCTATGTGGAAGTGCGTATCGACGGCAAAGCGGTGTTCGGTGTAGGCAACGATGAAAGCATTACCAGTGCGTCGATGAAGGGCGTATTGAGCGCCATCAATCGCCACCATTCTACCCAGCCTGCGGCGGCCAACGTGACGGCGGAGACGTTAGGGTAA